Part of the Sphingomonas morindae genome, CGGAGGCGATCGCGCCCTGCACGCCGCCGCCGGCCGCGAGGCCGGTATCGGTGGCGGCGGTGCCCGCGCCCGCGCGGACGCCGGGGATGACGGTCAGGCTCATCCGCGCTTCCACCGGGCATTGCGGCCATAGGTGGGCGCGGCATCGCCACGGCCGCTGGCGGCGGCCAGCCGGGTGAGCCGGCGCTCGGTCATGTCGGCCAGCACGTTGATGCGCACGCGCGCGGCGTCGGCGAGGCGGGTCGCCTCCTCCGCCAGCGCCTTCATCTCCGGCGTCGGCCGCGTCGGGCTGGCGCGCACGCGCAGCAGCGCCTGATCCACGGCGGCGTTGGCGGCCTCGATCGCGGGCGCGTCGTCGGCGTCGAGCGCGGCGATCAGCGCGCGCTGCTCGCGCAGCAGCGCCTCGAGCGCGGCGACGCTCACGACGCCACCCCGCCGAGATCGGAGGCGATCATCTTGTCGGCGATCTGGCCGGCATCCGCCTTGTAGGTGCCGCCGCGAATCGCCGCGCGCAGCGCCGCGACGCGATCCTGCGCGATCGGCGCGCCCTCGGCGGCGAGCCGGTGGATGGTGGTGGCCGGGCCATGCTCGGCGGGCGTCGCGCCCGGCGCGGCGGCGCCGCCGGCGCGCGCGGTCTGGCCGAGGCCGGTCTGGCCGCCGATCAGGCCGCTGCCCGATGCTCCGATGCCGTTGATCATCCCCGCCCCCCTTCAGAAGCTCGCGACCCGGACGATGCCGGTATCCACCACGTCGCCGATCACCACCGGGCCGCGCGCGTCCGTCTTGACGCGCACCTTGCCGCCGGCGCGGCCATCTTCCTGCGCGATCGCGGCGGTGCTGACGGTGAAGCCCGCCGAGGTGGCGCGCAGCTCGACGGGATCGCCGCGCCGGATCAGCGGCGGCGCCGCCGGCGTCGCGGGCTGGGCGGCGGCCATGGCGGGCGTGCCGGGCGCGGGCTGGGCGCCGGGCACGCGCATCAGCGGCACGCGGATGCGCCAGCCGAGCGGCTCGCAGCGCAGCGGCAGCGCGCCGAGCGCGGGCGGATCGATCGTCACGGGCTTGGGGCAGGCGGCCAGCTTGAGCCGCCGGTCGAGATGGGTGAGCGGGCCGCCCGGCGTCGCGACATCGGCGTCGAGCGCGGCGACCACGCGGCTCTCCAGCCGGGCGATGTCCTCGAATCCGTCCGGCCCCGCCACCGCGCCGGCCGGCGCCGCGATCAGGCAGGAGAGAATCAGAAGGGCGAAAGCCCGTGCCATGCGAGTGCTCCCAGAGTTCGGGGCTCACAAAGCAATGCGCGTGCCAAACAATTGGTTAACGCGACCGCGAAAGTGTTAACGCGGTTAGACCAAAGTCACGAGCCGGATCGTCTGCCCGCCGTGCCGCGCCGCCGCGCGGGCGGTGCCCTCCACGCGCAGATCGATCCGGTCGGCCGCGAGCCCGCCCTCGGAAAGCGCGCGCGCCACCGCCGCCGCCCGCGCCGCCGCCAATTCCCAGCCGTCGAAGCGGCGGGCATCGCCGTCGCGCCCGCGACTCTCCACGATCATCCGCGCCCCCCGCGTCACCGCGCGCGCGCCGGCGGCGCGCAGCATCGCGCGCGCGGGCGGCAGCAGCAGCGCCTCGCCGGGCTGGAAGAGCGGCGCCGCCGCGCGCTCGTCCGCCAGCGGCGCGGGCGCGCCGAAGGCGGCGCGCAGGCTCGCCGCCGGATCGCCGCGCTGCGCCTGGAGCAGCAGCAGAAAGCCGAGCAGCACCAGGCAGAGATCGGCGAAGCTCAGCGCCCAGCGCGGGGTCGCGGCCGGCGCCGCCCGGGCGATCACGCCGCCGGCCTCAGCCGCGGCGGCGCCGCGCGCGCGGCCGCCGGCGCGGGCATGGGCATGGGCAGCGGGGTCAGCTCCGCCTCGGCGAGCGCCGCCAGCCGCGCCACCGCCTGGGCCTGCCATTCGCGCTCCACCTCGCCCAGCCGCTCCAGCCGCGCCGCGATCGGCCCGAACAGGCAATTGGCCGCGATCATGCCGTATAAAGTGGTGGTCAGCGCCAGCGCCATGCCCGGCCCGATGCGGCTGACATCGTCCATCGCCTGGAACATGGCGATCAGCCCCAGCACGGTGCCGATCATCCCCATCGCCGGCGCCGTGTCGGCGGCGGCCCGCCACACCGCCTGCACGCCGGCATGACGCGCCGCGCGCGCGTCCAGCTCGGCCTCGGCCCAGGCGCGGAAGGCGGCGGCATCGCGCGCATCGGCCAGCTCGATCGCCACCTGCGCGAGGAAATGCTCCACCTTGGCCCGATCGCAGGTCGCGATGCCGGTACGGTTGGCCTTTTCGATGATGCGCTGCACCGCGCGTCCCGCCGCCTCGGCGTCGGCCGCCGGGCGCGCGGTCACAAGCGGCCGCAGCGCCGCCAGCGCCCGGCGCGCGTCGCGGCCGGTGGCGCGCGCCGCCGCCAGGGCGAGCGATCCGCCGATCACCAGCAGCGGCGCGACCGGATCGAGGAAGATCTGCATATACACCGCACCCGCCCCCGCTGCCGCCGGCCGGCAAAATCGGCCGGCAAAAATCTGCCGCCCACCGGCAAAACATTGCCGGCGTCCTTGCGCCCGAAGCGAAAATCACCCGTCGCCAGGAATTGGCACGACGGTTGCATACCCTCGGAGCGACCGCCGCACATGCGACGATCCCGATGGCCCCACAGCCGATAACGGCGGGCCCGGCGGAAGTTTTAGGAGGCTCGGCAGAGTTTTTTCAAATGGCAGACGACGCGCTCTTCGGCATTCACGGCACCGCCCTCGCGCTGCGCTCGCAGCGTATGGCGATGCTCGCCTCCAATATCGCGAACGCCGCCACGCCGGGCTTCAAGGCGCGCGACATCGATTTCGCCAAGGCGCTCGACAGCGCCAGCCAGACCGGCAGCGTCGATCGCGCGGTGGATGGCCATGTCCAGTACCGCGTGCCGGTGCAGGCCTCGGCCGATGGCAACACCGTCGAGCTTGCCACCGAGCAGACCCAGTTCGCCGAGAATGCGATCGCCTACAAGGCGACGCTCAACTTCCTGCAGGGCCGCATCTCCACGGTCATGCAGGCGCTGAAGGGGGAATAAGGCGATGAGCGCGCCGCTCTCTGTCTTCCAGATTTCGGGCCGCGCCATGTCGGCGCAGCTCGTCCGGCTCAACACCGTGGCGTCCAACCTCGCCAATGCGGGCACGGTCGCCACCACCAAGGAAGGCGCCTATCGCGCGCTCAAGCCGGTCTTCACCCAGGTCTCGGACACGCCCGGCGTGTCGACCGTCAAGGTCGATCAGGTGGTGCAGTCCAACACCGAGCCGACCAAGCGCTACGATCCCAACAATCCGCTTGCCGACAAGGACGGCAATGTCTGGGACGCCGGCGTCGATGGCGCCGCCGAGCTGGTCGATATGATCGAGACCCAGCGCCAGTACCAGAACAACGTCCAGGTCATGCAGACCGCCAAGACGCTCACCCTCGACACTCTGAGGCTCGGACAATGACCAGCGTTACCAGCTCGATCGACTCGCTCAAGACGCCCACCACCTCGCCCACCAGCACGGGTGCGGGCAGCCAGACCATCGACCAGGCCGGCTTCCTCAAGCTGCTCACCACGCAGATGACCAGCCAGGATCCGACCGCGCCGATGGACACCAACACGATGGTGACCCAGCTCAGCCAGCTGTCGCAGACCTCGGGCATCACCGAGATGAACGCCAGCCTCAAGTCGCTGGTCAGCGAGGCCACCGGCAACCGCATCGGCGATGCCGCGAGCTGGATCGGCAAGGCCGCGCTGGTCAGCGGCTCGGTCGCCCAGCCCATGACCGATGGCAGCTTCGGCGGCCAGATCACCCTGCCCGCCGACGCCACCTCGGTGAATGTCGATCTGGTCGATGCCGGCGGCAATGTCGTCCATTCGGAGCAGGCCGGCGCCCAGCCCAAGGGCAGCTTCGAATTTCTGTGGGACGGCAAGGGCGCGGACGGCAAGGCCGTGTCCGGCCCGCTCAGCGTCAAGGTCTCGGCGGTCGGCAGCGCCGGCGCCGTCACCCCCACGGTCGCGACCTGGTCCACCGTCACCGGCGTCAACTCGCCGGCCGGCGGCAGCGCCGCCCAGCTCACCACCACGGTCGGCACCGTCGCGCCCAGCGACGTGCTCAGCCTGTCCTGATCCCCTTTCCGCCTCTTCCCTGACGGAGCGTATCCATGGCTTTCTATACCTCGCTCTCCGGCCTCAACGCCGCCCAGCTCGATCTTTCGGTGACGTCGAACAACATCGCCAATGTCGGCACCACGGGCTTCAAGCAGAGCCGCGCCGAGTTCGGCGATCTCATCTCCTCCTCGGCGCTGCAGTCGCAAAGCTCGTCGGTCGGTCAGGGCACGCGGCTGAAGAGCATCAGCCAGGATTTCACCCAGGGCGCCACCCAGACGACGAGCCGCGCGCTCGATCTCATGGTCGGCGGCGAGGGCTTCTTCGTCACCCGCGCCTCGGGCACGGGCAATGTCACCAAGTTCACGCGCAACGGCGCCTTCTCGCTCAACGGCAACAACGATGTCGTCGATAGCGGCGGCGCGGTGCTCCAGGTGCTCCCGGTCGATTCGCTCGGCAACGTGATCGCCACCGGCTCGGCGGCGATGCAGGGCCTGCACGTGCCGCCCACCAGCGGCACGCCCAAATCGACCAGCGCCATGTCGGCGACGCTGACCTTCCCGTCGGATGCCGATCTGCCGGCGCAGCGCACGGTCTACAACAGCACCACCGCGCCCTATGCGTTCAACAAGAAC contains:
- a CDS encoding flagella basal body P-ring formation protein FlgA gives rise to the protein MARAFALLILSCLIAAPAGAVAGPDGFEDIARLESRVVAALDADVATPGGPLTHLDRRLKLAACPKPVTIDPPALGALPLRCEPLGWRIRVPLMRVPGAQPAPGTPAMAAAQPATPAAPPLIRRGDPVELRATSAGFTVSTAAIAQEDGRAGGKVRVKTDARGPVVIGDVVDTGIVRVASF
- the flgM gene encoding flagellar biosynthesis anti-sigma factor FlgM, with protein sequence MINGIGASGSGLIGGQTGLGQTARAGGAAAPGATPAEHGPATTIHRLAAEGAPIAQDRVAALRAAIRGGTYKADAGQIADKMIASDLGGVAS
- a CDS encoding OmpA family protein, which codes for MIARAAPAATPRWALSFADLCLVLLGFLLLLQAQRGDPAASLRAAFGAPAPLADERAAAPLFQPGEALLLPPARAMLRAAGARAVTRGARMIVESRGRDGDARRFDGWELAAARAAAVARALSEGGLAADRIDLRVEGTARAAARHGGQTIRLVTLV
- a CDS encoding flagellar hook assembly protein FlgD, encoding MTSVTSSIDSLKTPTTSPTSTGAGSQTIDQAGFLKLLTTQMTSQDPTAPMDTNTMVTQLSQLSQTSGITEMNASLKSLVSEATGNRIGDAASWIGKAALVSGSVAQPMTDGSFGGQITLPADATSVNVDLVDAGGNVVHSEQAGAQPKGSFEFLWDGKGADGKAVSGPLSVKVSAVGSAGAVTPTVATWSTVTGVNSPAGGSAAQLTTTVGTVAPSDVLSLS
- a CDS encoding MotA/TolQ/ExbB proton channel family protein, yielding MQIFLDPVAPLLVIGGSLALAAARATGRDARRALAALRPLVTARPAADAEAAGRAVQRIIEKANRTGIATCDRAKVEHFLAQVAIELADARDAAAFRAWAEAELDARAARHAGVQAVWRAAADTAPAMGMIGTVLGLIAMFQAMDDVSRIGPGMALALTTTLYGMIAANCLFGPIAARLERLGEVEREWQAQAVARLAALAEAELTPLPMPMPAPAAARAAPPRLRPAA
- the flgC gene encoding flagellar basal body rod protein FlgC, whose amino-acid sequence is MSAPLSVFQISGRAMSAQLVRLNTVASNLANAGTVATTKEGAYRALKPVFTQVSDTPGVSTVKVDQVVQSNTEPTKRYDPNNPLADKDGNVWDAGVDGAAELVDMIETQRQYQNNVQVMQTAKTLTLDTLRLGQ
- the flgB gene encoding flagellar basal body rod protein FlgB is translated as MADDALFGIHGTALALRSQRMAMLASNIANAATPGFKARDIDFAKALDSASQTGSVDRAVDGHVQYRVPVQASADGNTVELATEQTQFAENAIAYKATLNFLQGRISTVMQALKGE